AGCTGACTCATGAAGCAGAAAGGAAGTGAGAGGAACACATTTCACAACAGGGCTGGTCATGAGTCTGTACACAAGCCATCATTAccatttatatatatttgcaTAAAGTATTAAGTAATGGGTATTTTTCTGGATGGACTGGACTTAAATAGTCAGCTAGAGAGCGGTCTATTTTGACCATCAACCCAGAAACCTCAGGAACTTATTTTTATAGAGTCAACACATTCACAGCTAATTTAAGCAGCTTCCTGACAGTTCAGAGAGCAGCTGTGTAGTGAAGCTCTTCAGCAGCAGAGTAGGCCAAAGTAGAGTAGGTGTGAGGGTCTGAAGCAGTTCAATGACTCAATGATCCTTTATTTGTGTGACAGAACTGGATTGTAAGGAGAAAAATAAACCTTGTCTGGACCACAGAAGTCAACCCAACCATAACCACTTACTCTCTGTTTATAATGGTTTACTATCTCTTTCCTGTACTTCATCACTtactctctcctccttcatcctctcctctgtgGTTCCCTCTCATACTCGGGTGTGTTTATCTTCAGTCTGACAGGAGCAATGACCATGTTTGGTCATTGCAGCAGATCCCAGGAGGTTTGGTGAGGGGCCAGAGCGATCAACTACTGCAGCATCACTAGAAATAGTAATAGAGGAATGTATCTGTGGACTACTAGAGCCAGAGTTGTTTATATGTAACCCCCACTCCtataaagagaaacacaactGTGCTGTGAGCTCTATTCATAAAGCAGGGAAGTTAAGAGAGGTAAAGCCACCACATTCAACAATAACTTTCTAACTATGGTTTATATTGTCTATGTGCTCTAGGAAATATAGAAGGACATAAAAGCTGGCATCTAAAAAGTTTCAGGTATCAGCtttttgtgaaattaaaaaatattgtcACTTGAGTTGCTGTTCAATTTCCTGATATTTGCTTTGAATTGAGTGTGGTTGTACTTGGATATGTTATACATCATTAATTCCACAATCAAATTGTTGGAAAAATCCCACAACTGCTATATCTGACCGTTGATGATCTCTTCTGGCCAGTGGGTGCGGGCCGGCAGAAGGAATTTGGTTCTGCTATAGTGTAACACTAGCCGACAACACAGAGCTAACATTTAGTTGAGAACAATATAGCGGAGTCACAGATGTCTTTGCATCTGCCTTGCCAACTGCTGACTTCTTCATATTCAGCAAAGCATattttaaatcatcatttttgctcagtttcaaatggcagggcttcttcttcctctgattCTGACGCAGACTACACAAACATACCTTTTAGGGCTACACAATGCTGGTTGTCACATGCTAGGTTGATGTGTAGAGGAAGATGAATTTGAGATCTGCAACACTCAAAACAAGGTTTTCTAACAGTTCAGAAGTTTAATTTAATCCGATTTTGTTCATGCCTAAGGAGAAATGTTATTATTTACTCATTTCTATCATTTAAAACCAAATTTCCTTCGGCCTTACTGTAAAACAAAGGTAAGGGGGGTGAATATGCTGGTGATTATCAAACACACTGCTGGTGACACAGCATATTTCTCCtctaaactaaatatttattcaaccagcaagaaacacaacaactccAGCTGCTTTCAGCTCGTTCTAGGTCTGCTATTGGTTACTAGACATGTCCATTGACAAGTATGATGAAAACAGAGACTCCAAACTGCGTGAAAAACACGTTTAATCTTTCATTTATCTATCCGTCTCATCAGCCTGTGGGAAACAGTGTTACACGTAGTTGTTAAAAAATGGACATCATTTTTTATAATGTCATAAATGTATAGTTTCTAATGTGGATATTTGCTGGTTATCTTAGCCTTCAACGGTAAACTGAATGTCTTTTGGTTTTAAGCCGATGATGACATAAAAAGATATAAGGATGTCACCCTTGGCTTCAGGacattgtgatttttcacacttgtcTCATGATATATAGATCCTAAATCCATCTATTGAGAAAGTTATCAGCAGATAATTCACAATGAGATGAGTTATTTGATGCAGCACTATCATGTgcccataaaaacaagtattaGCCGTAACACATGCAGAGATGACCTTTTAGCCACACAACATAACAGAAAAAGGGACAGAGAAAAAGTGTTAAGTAGAAGGGGAATGATCTGATCTTCTTTAGGACACCATCATATGATATAGTGTCTTATTGTGTAACTATttcttcatcctctccatcACAGAAAGCACGTTTGCAGAGAGTGTTGGCTCCAGCTGCCTGAGTGCGGCCCGTCTGAGTGCCTATCTGCCCCAGAGTAACCACGACTCGGCCAATTACAGCAACAATCAGCTGGAGAATAACCAGGCAGCCGCTGCCAAGATGGCCAACCTCCAGCTCAATAACTACACTCAGATCATCCCCTGCTGCTCcaccacatcctcctcctcctccacaccgTCCTCATCTGCTTCCACTGGATTCAGCGTCCCCAGGGTGGTCCGAGGCCTCCCTTCCCCACTGGACAATGACTTGCACTTTCACCCAGTCAGAGGCTCCGATGTTATCCTCTCAGCGGACCGCTCAGCTGCCTGTATCCACTTCCTGGACAGCAGTCGGACTCTGGTGTTCAGTGACCGGCCACTGCACGTTGGTGAGACTTTGTACGTGGAAGTCGGCCACCTGGGTCTGCCATATTTTGGGGCTCTGTTGTTTGGTTTAACGTCATGTGACCCAGCTAGTTTACATGCCGGGGACTTGCCGGCGGATCCTGAGGTTCTCCTGGACCGCAAGGAGTACTGGGTTGTGCACCGGGGATTCCCCATGCCATGTTCTGGAGACGTGCTGAGCTTCAGTCTGCTGCCCAGCGGAGAGGTGCACCACGGTGTGAACGGAGTGGGACGAGGCAGGCTGCTGTGTGTGGACTCCTCTCAGGTCCTGTGGGCCTTTTTCACGCTGCATGGGGCTGTCAACAGACTCAGGATACTCGGTAAGCTGGGTGTGAGGAAAGTAACAaatacaagaaataaaaaaacccaaattCCTCAAGTCTTCTTTTTAATGGAatgaatacagttttttttttgttttttttaaatgcaacaaaTCGGAACAAACCTCATATCTCATACAGTACTTCTTAATCATGGGCAAAAGCTCACCTGCAAGCAATAGTCCATCTTGAGCTTAATACTTGGAAGAGAGTCTGAGGAGATTGATACCACACTTATACTTTCTGTTAAATGTTGAGCTTAATTCAACAGGTAGTAAGCTTAGGATAGACAGGGGTTTTTTGCCAGACTTTTTCTTGGCTCTGTACAATTGCCACACAACCAGCAGAGACCACAGGGGGGCTCTGGGTCATGGACCAAAAAATAGTCTGGCACAAAGCCAATCATAGAACAATGAACTGTGATATAATGTGTTAAGTAGAGGTGCTGGTATGCaggtttttgttctctttggaCAGAGCCAGGCTAGATGTTTCTCCTTGATTCCAGTCTTAGTTCTAATCTATGGTAAATTACTGTTGCTTCATATTTAATCGGGGAAAATGACGGTGGTATCAACTTTCTAATGAAGTTATCTGCAGTTAAGCAAACATGCATGTATCCtaaaaatccaaaacatttgCATTCATGCCCCCATATAGGCACACACTTTTTTAATACTGATCCCTTTATTCTTGAGTTGATGCAAcctctctgatttattttttcccagaCTTAAGGAATGCAGCAGAATGGTTTatgtctgcatgtgtctgtttgagcCGGGACCTATCTGTCCCAGTCCCACTACTCCCACATAAACTCCCATCAGCTCAGACCCTATTGTTAACAGCTTCTGACCCAACAATATTATCCTCTAACCGGATACAAATTTCCCCAATGAAACTTGAGCATTGAAAATTATCTAATCTGACTGGTTAGTGCCGGTAATCACTCTTTAACAGTTCAAGTGCAAGGTTTAATATAACCTTTGCTTGAATGCAACCTTTAAAGTCTGTGCATGAATATCtgctgtttgttcatgtgtatttttctttttgactcAGGAACACTGCAGTCCAGTCCTCCCTCCACGTCCCCCAGCACTTCTCAGAGCAGCAGTCCAGATGACAGTGATTCAGACCTGGCGTTCAGCGTCAACAGATCCTCCTCGGCCTCTGAATCCTCTCTGGGTAGGTCTCCAAACATTGACATCATGCATCAACATTACATTATATATGGAAACCATCACAAGGTCACATCCAAGGCTGTGTTGAAAACTGTACTATATAGACAAGTCATGAGAAAGACTCATTTCAAGAGGCAACAAAGGATCTGGATCTAGTTCTAAGTCATCAGCTGGTTAACAAAATAGGGTTCTGATATGGAAATCTGTATTTGGCATGACTTACTgtaacacagacagagaaaaaataatgtttaatagAAGCAACAGTCTCTAAATCTTCCCACAATTAGGACATTAAGTATGTTTATAGCACCAAATCAAAGTTTTCTCACAACACAGCAGTAGtggaagtgaaagaaaaagtaacagtaacagtttttttttatttttttaaatgtcatgcaccGCAAGGGTGACCGGCCACATGGTCTAACAAATCACTCGAGAAAAAACAACCAGACAAGAGCAGCAACGTGAGAAAAAGagatacatgtaaaaaaacaacaaaacagatatTCCCATAATCGTTCTGCTCAGACATTGGAACTTCTTCACATGTTGAGTATGGGCTATAACTTAAATAGATCAAACATAAAGCACCCTCCTTTGCTTTCAGAAGGCGTTTAACAAAGACTGAGCTCGCTGAAGCACTTTGTGTGCAAACAGGTAGTCTATCTTCATCAGAcatagaaatgaaaacacatcagGACGAACTTGACATCTTGGATCTGACATTATggacaataaaacaaagagtgtttttcattttccacaTTTCCCAGATCAAACAGAGAACACTATCTATCTTCCTCTGGAGATGAGTCAAGAGACTTACTTTCAGTGCCAGAGGAAGTATCTCACATGTTAGTTGTGCACATAAAGACCTCTGTGCTCTAAATAGGTTCAGGGTCACACAATGCTCCGGATCCTGGAGTATTCGTTCTTaattgagatgagatgagatgagattcaactttattgt
This is a stretch of genomic DNA from Labrus bergylta chromosome 9, fLabBer1.1, whole genome shotgun sequence. It encodes these proteins:
- the neurl1b gene encoding E3 ubiquitin-protein ligase NEURL1B isoform X2 — encoded protein: MGNTTPKPIIDATLQQRPVANRPYYTLPNNGAGVDRRTSAPPVSVNVESPRFHPHAKGKNIRLDGQLRRATRKNSFCNGITFSHRPVHLYEKVRLRLSGVHTGWSGALRFGFTSLDPSELVTTDIPKYACPDLVTRPGYWAKALPERLALKDNVLSFWADRHGRVFYSINEGEPILFHCGLSIGCPLWAIIDIYGITQEVTLLESTFAESVGSSCLSAARLSAYLPQSNHDSANYSNNQLENNQAAAAKMANLQLNNYTQIIPCCSTTSSSSSTPSSSASTGFSVPRVVRGLPSPLDNDLHFHPVRGSDVILSADRSAACIHFLDSSRTLVFSDRPLHVGETLYVEVGHLGLPYFGALLFGLTSCDPASLHAGDLPADPEVLLDRKEYWVVHRGFPMPCSGDVLSFSLLPSGEVHHGVNGVGRGRLLCVDSSQVLWAFFTLHGAVNRLRILGTLQSSPPSTSPSTSQSSSPDDSDSDLAFSVNRSSSASESSLVTAPSSPLSPPVSPTLSAPELPPAGKNGECTICFDQEVDTVIYTCGHMCLCNDCGLKLKRQINACCPICRRPIKDVIKTYRP